A stretch of DNA from Methanogenium sp. S4BF:
CGGTTCGTCTCCGGACGTATGCTGAAGACGTCTCACGCGCCTATCAGGAGCAGATCCTTGAGCAGTATGGTGATGTGGATGAGGGCTGCTTCCCGCCCTGTATCCGGGCTATCATTGCTGCTGTTACCGACGGCACCAATATCCCCCATACTGCGCGGTTTACCCTGACAGCATTCATGCACACGATAGGGCTTGATGAGACCGCGATAGTTGAGGTATTTGCGCGGGCGCCTGACTTCGACATATCACGCACGATGTACCAGGTGGAGCACATATCCGGGTCCGGCGGGACGGAGTACACGCCGCCCGGGTGTGCCACGCTCAGGACCTACGGTCTCTGTGTGAACCCGGACAAATACTGTAAAAATACCGCGCATCCGCTGAGCTATTATAAATACTGCAAAAAAATATCGGGAAAAAAGGCTTAAAGTGCTTTCTGTCCGATATAAAAGCCGCCGGCGCTCATGCAGGCAATGAAGAGGATGATGGATGCGATATATGCATAGGATGCCGGGAGCACAGCAGGCAGTACAATAACAGCTGCAATCAGCACGATGAGGCTTGCGATGGCTGTTGCACTGTCGAGGGCGACGCGATTCATTCCAGTATATTCCCTGTTCTGAGGTAAATGTCTATCCATTCCCTGCAAGCCTTAAACCCTCTGCAGTCAATTTCTATCCCATGCAGACCCGGGAAGAGGTAATGGCTGCCCTGCAGGAGGCGGCATCCGCCATCGCAGCAGGGGCAGACTCACAGCTGATCCCGAAAGAGGGCATCAGGATGGGCTATGCCATTCAGGGGGCCACAGCACAAAATGATGTATGCAGCAAGGATAGCAGGATTACGGAGAACCCATCTGTCATTCGCTTTGGTGCAGACCCGGTGGTGGCGCGGGTGATTCTCACCATCATCCGGCATGAAGGCTGCCTCCGGTCAGCAGCATCGGTGCGATGCACGCCGGAGATACTCCGGTCCATAACAGACGACCTCGCGCTGGACGCCTGCGCATATGGTACATCCCCCCCTGGGTCCGCTACTATGGACTGGGGGGTGGAGTCCTGCTGCAGGGAAGGTGTGCCGGATATAATCTATGGGCAGAAAATGGCTGGAAATGATGTCATCCTCTGGATTATCGCCGAAACTCCTGCAGATGTCGCACGTAATATTATTATGCTCTCGGGTTGCATTAGTTATACCAGTTTATAGTGGAGTATATGAATGGGAATCAAACCATCTTACATTAAATCATTGAGCCAGGAATTGATCGTAAAGCACGGCAACCGGTTCAGCGGAGACTTTGACGAAAACAAGCTTGCCGTTTCTGAAGTTTCAGTTATCGACAGCAAACGTGTCAGAAACCGTGTGGCAGGCTACATCACGAGAAAGGTAAATAGAAGGAAAGAAATATAATTCTTTTATGTTTGAGGGTGTTTATCCTGCACTTATCACTCCGTTCGAGGATACTTCTGATGCGGGCCTGAATCTTCCGGGTCTTCGCGCAAACATTGAGTATCTGATTGACAACGGAGTACACGGGGTCGTGCCCTGTGGTTCAACCGGTGAGTCAGCAACCCTGACATTTGAAGAGCATGAGATTGTCATTGGAGAGACAATCGATGCCGTCAATGGCAGGGTGCCGGTCGTTGCCGGAACTGGTTCAAATAATACCGCCGAAGCCCTGCGATTTACCAAATCCGCATATGATCAGGGTGCAGACGCGGTCCTTGTTCTCTCTCCGTATTACAACAAACCGAACCGGTCCGGCCTAATTAAGCACTATACAAAACTTGCAGACGTCGGCGTCCCTGTCATCATCTACAACGTACCCTCACGCACCGGCCAGAACCTTCCTGCCGACCTCATAACCGAACTTGCCGCACACCCGGGCATTGTCGGTGTCAAAGAGGCGAGCGGCAACATCGGCCAGATCTCACAGATCATCGAAGAGACGCGGGACGAGGACTTCTCGGTCTTCTCCGGGGATGATGCAATGACGCTGCCGGTTCTCGCACTGGGTGGTGCGGGCGCGATTGCCGTCACCGCAAACATTGAACCCGCGCGGATGGTCGCTCTCTACGAACGGTTCCGTGCAGGTGACTATGCCGGTGCACGCGAGATGCATTTTGAACTCTCTCCTCTGATGCGTGCCATGTTCATCGACACAAATCCCATCCCTGTCAAGCAGGCAGCTGCAATGCGGGGCATGGCTGCAGGGCCGCTTCGCCTGCCGCTTGACTGCATGACGGATGCTGCAGAGGCACAACTGAGGGAGGTGTTGTCCCGCTATGATTAAGGTAGCCATCTGCGGGGCGCTTGGGCGCATGGGCACCACCATTGCACATCTTGTAAGTGAGGAAGACGATATGACGTTTGTCGGTGGTGTGGACATCAAAGGCGGCACCCTTCTGGGCTCACCGGTGGTCCCGTCCGCTGAAATTCGTAGCTTTCTGCAGGACGTAAAACCTGACGTCCTTATTGATTTCACGATTGCGCATGCGGCGGTTGAAAATATCATCGCGGGCGCCGGGGCAGGCGTGGCCCTTGTCGTCGGCACAACGGGTTTTTCCGCTGAACAGCGCGCGAAAATAGACGCGGTCATTGAGGGCACGGTCCCTGCAGTCATCTCCAGCAATTACAGTGTCGGCATGAACATCTTCTGGAAACTCGTCCGTGAGGCAGCACAGCGCCTCGGTGACTATGACACTGAGGTCATTGAGGCCCACCATCGCTATAAGAAGGATGCGCCGTCCGGTACTGCGCGGACCATACTTGAGATCATCAGCGAGGAGACCGGCAAGACGGAGTACATGTACGGCAGAGAGGGAATGACGGAGCGAAAGGACGAGATCGGAGTCCACGTCATTCGCGGCGGAGATATTGTCGGCGACCATACTGTTCTTTTTGCGGCAAACAACGAGACTATTGAGCTTTCCCATCGTGCCTATGATCGTGCGGTATTTGCCCATGGCGTTATCCGTGCGGCACGGTTTGTATCCGGAAAATCCCCGGGAATCTACTCGATGGACGATGTCCTTGATCTCTGATGCTTAGCATCCAATCGAACTCTTTTTATTGCTTTTCTGATAATTAGGATAGAGAGGATTGCCTATGGTAGCAATAGTTGACGAAGAAAAATGTACAGGCTGTGAAACATGTGTGGATATCTGCCCTGCAGCAGCGATTGAGATGCAGGACGGTATTGCCGTTGTTGACGCAGACCTTTGTATTGACTGTGAATCCTGTGTGGATGAATGCCCGGCTGAAGCCATCCGCATGGAGTAAACCAAACCTTTTATACTCCATTCAGCTATAATATAAAATATCTATGATTAATGTAGGTGTGCTCGGAGCTACGGGTGCCGTTGGCCAGAGGTTTGTACAGCTTCTTGCGAATCATCCGTGGTTCAGGCTCACAACTCTTACTGCGTCGGATCGCAGTGCGGGAAAGCGGTATGAGGATGTCGTTAACTGGCGTCTTGAT
This window harbors:
- a CDS encoding thiamine-phosphate synthase family protein, with the protein product MQTREEVMAALQEAASAIAAGADSQLIPKEGIRMGYAIQGATAQNDVCSKDSRITENPSVIRFGADPVVARVILTIIRHEGCLRSAASVRCTPEILRSITDDLALDACAYGTSPPGSATMDWGVESCCREGVPDIIYGQKMAGNDVILWIIAETPADVARNIIMLSGCISYTSL
- a CDS encoding 30S ribosomal protein S17e; amino-acid sequence: MGIKPSYIKSLSQELIVKHGNRFSGDFDENKLAVSEVSVIDSKRVRNRVAGYITRKVNRRKEI
- the dapA gene encoding 4-hydroxy-tetrahydrodipicolinate synthase, encoding MFEGVYPALITPFEDTSDAGLNLPGLRANIEYLIDNGVHGVVPCGSTGESATLTFEEHEIVIGETIDAVNGRVPVVAGTGSNNTAEALRFTKSAYDQGADAVLVLSPYYNKPNRSGLIKHYTKLADVGVPVIIYNVPSRTGQNLPADLITELAAHPGIVGVKEASGNIGQISQIIEETRDEDFSVFSGDDAMTLPVLALGGAGAIAVTANIEPARMVALYERFRAGDYAGAREMHFELSPLMRAMFIDTNPIPVKQAAAMRGMAAGPLRLPLDCMTDAAEAQLREVLSRYD
- the dapB gene encoding 4-hydroxy-tetrahydrodipicolinate reductase, translating into MIKVAICGALGRMGTTIAHLVSEEDDMTFVGGVDIKGGTLLGSPVVPSAEIRSFLQDVKPDVLIDFTIAHAAVENIIAGAGAGVALVVGTTGFSAEQRAKIDAVIEGTVPAVISSNYSVGMNIFWKLVREAAQRLGDYDTEVIEAHHRYKKDAPSGTARTILEIISEETGKTEYMYGREGMTERKDEIGVHVIRGGDIVGDHTVLFAANNETIELSHRAYDRAVFAHGVIRAARFVSGKSPGIYSMDDVLDL
- a CDS encoding 4Fe-4S binding protein, whose translation is MVAIVDEEKCTGCETCVDICPAAAIEMQDGIAVVDADLCIDCESCVDECPAEAIRME